One Aneurinibacillus migulanus genomic region harbors:
- a CDS encoding SRPBCC domain-containing protein, producing the protein MSNNAMVSRVENERVLVLERVFDAPRDLVFKMFKEPEHLKRWWGPRGWELPVCNVDFRPGGVWHYCMKCVDQNQGQFYGMESWGKGVYKEIVEPETIIYTDYFSDAEGNTNETMPSTEITMKFIDLGGKTKLVNRAEYVSAEALKTVMDMGMLQGITETWDRLEERLNEVK; encoded by the coding sequence ATGTCAAACAACGCAATGGTTTCGAGGGTAGAGAACGAGCGGGTGCTGGTGCTGGAGCGCGTTTTCGACGCGCCGCGCGATCTCGTGTTCAAGATGTTTAAAGAGCCTGAGCATCTCAAGCGTTGGTGGGGACCGAGAGGCTGGGAGCTTCCAGTTTGCAACGTCGATTTCCGACCGGGTGGCGTTTGGCACTACTGTATGAAGTGTGTCGATCAGAACCAAGGTCAATTTTACGGCATGGAATCTTGGGGCAAAGGCGTTTATAAGGAAATTGTCGAGCCGGAGACGATCATCTACACCGATTATTTTTCGGATGCCGAAGGTAATACGAACGAGACCATGCCATCGACTGAAATCACGATGAAATTCATCGATCTGGGCGGCAAGACGAAGCTGGTCAACCGCGCTGAATATGTGTCTGCGGAGGCTCTCAAGACCGTCATGGACATGGGTATGCTACAGGGTATCACCGAAACTTGGGACCGTCTAGAAGAGCGTCTGAACGAGGTCAAGTAA
- a CDS encoding LysE family translocator yields the protein MSLQILLLFIPACFALNMAFGPNNLLSLMNGARHGANAAIAASVGRLVAFVIMIAIAALGLGALLMTSEVLFSAVKWLGATYLVWIGLKVFLTKSPAQSTSPTLDSNYSLFDMAKKEFIVASGNPKAILIFTAFFPQFIEPNAYAQSFMTMGIIYLVLEAAAVAIYAFIGARLGTYARNTNAFRWINRLSGSLMIAFGVLLAFARKPAT from the coding sequence ATGTCGTTACAAATCTTATTACTGTTTATCCCTGCCTGCTTCGCCTTGAACATGGCATTCGGGCCTAATAATTTGCTGTCCCTGATGAACGGGGCACGTCATGGTGCAAACGCCGCCATCGCAGCATCTGTGGGCCGACTTGTTGCTTTCGTAATCATGATTGCTATCGCCGCTTTAGGTCTAGGCGCACTTTTGATGACATCTGAGGTGCTTTTCTCGGCCGTCAAATGGCTTGGTGCCACATATCTGGTTTGGATAGGCTTAAAGGTGTTTTTAACAAAGTCACCCGCACAAAGTACCTCACCCACCCTCGATAGCAATTACTCGTTGTTCGACATGGCGAAGAAGGAATTTATCGTTGCCTCTGGTAACCCGAAGGCAATCCTTATATTTACGGCGTTCTTCCCGCAGTTCATTGAGCCAAACGCCTATGCTCAAAGCTTTATGACTATGGGCATCATATACCTGGTCCTGGAAGCAGCAGCGGTTGCAATCTATGCGTTCATCGGTGCCCGGCTTGGAACCTATGCCAGAAATACGAATGCTTTCCGTTGGATCAATCGGCTTAGTGGCTCCCTGATGATCGCTTTCGGCGTGTTGCTGGCATTTGCCCGCAAGCCAGCAACTTAA
- a CDS encoding LysR family transcriptional regulator: protein MDIKHLHTFLIAAETLNFTQTAKILDYAQSSITAQIKSLERELGTPLFERLGKRIYLTKAGMQLKQYAQKMVDLNETMRRVLSNQDESNVVLTIGAQESQCTYRLPNILQLFKNRHPKVKLVFKPVHTIEAAKDLLQSGSLDLAFVTDTHKETPMLYTEQLIEEDLVFVVAPSHHLTHNKNLTIQNIAQETILLTEKGCSYRTQFEYQCNLEGIYPEQIIEFASIEAIKQCVIAGLGMTLLPKMTVKKELEKGRLTELETTITMGQICTKLAWHKDKYISSYLEDFIEIACEQYKLFNGHSI from the coding sequence ATGGATATTAAGCATTTACATACATTTTTAATTGCTGCCGAAACATTAAATTTTACGCAAACAGCAAAAATATTAGATTACGCACAGTCTAGCATTACGGCTCAAATCAAGTCTTTAGAGAGAGAATTAGGGACACCTTTATTTGAGCGTTTAGGAAAACGAATTTATTTAACAAAGGCCGGTATGCAATTAAAACAATATGCACAAAAGATGGTAGATCTTAATGAAACCATGAGGAGAGTATTATCCAATCAAGATGAATCGAATGTAGTTTTAACAATCGGGGCACAGGAAAGTCAATGTACTTATCGTTTACCAAATATTTTGCAATTGTTTAAAAATCGTCACCCAAAGGTGAAACTAGTGTTTAAGCCTGTTCATACAATCGAGGCTGCCAAGGATTTATTGCAGTCTGGTAGTTTGGATTTGGCTTTTGTTACAGATACACATAAAGAAACACCAATGCTTTATACAGAGCAATTAATCGAAGAAGATTTGGTATTTGTAGTGGCACCTTCACACCATCTAACTCATAATAAGAATTTAACCATACAGAATATTGCACAAGAAACGATATTATTAACGGAAAAAGGCTGCTCTTATCGAACTCAATTCGAATATCAATGTAATTTAGAAGGTATTTATCCAGAACAAATAATTGAATTTGCTAGTATTGAAGCGATAAAGCAGTGCGTGATTGCCGGATTAGGTATGACATTGTTACCAAAAATGACAGTTAAAAAAGAGTTAGAAAAAGGACGATTAACAGAACTGGAAACAACGATTACAATGGGACAAATATGTACTAAGCTTGCGTGGCATAAGGATAAATATATATCCTCTTATTTGGAAGACTTCATAGAGATTGCCTGCGAACAGTATAAATTGTTTAACGGACATTCTATATAA
- a CDS encoding flavodoxin family protein — MNITTFIGSSREESNSEQLADLVTRGIKHRKIYLKNLSIQPIHDLRHAEGGFQLVSDDYDTIIKAFLESDLIVFSTPIYWYSMSGIMKNMIDRLSQAIRDERFPQLKEHLQSIEAIVIAVGGDEPRIKGLPLIQQFQYTFDFLNMRFSTYILGEGNQPGDILQDQQALYQANLLNKRLKHL; from the coding sequence ATGAACATTACAACATTCATAGGTAGCTCCAGAGAGGAAAGCAACAGTGAACAACTAGCGGATTTGGTTACGAGGGGGATAAAACATCGTAAAATTTATTTAAAAAACTTATCCATTCAGCCCATTCATGATTTACGCCATGCTGAAGGCGGCTTTCAATTAGTAAGTGATGATTATGACACCATTATAAAAGCTTTCCTAGAAAGTGACCTCATCGTCTTTTCTACTCCAATCTATTGGTATAGTATGTCGGGTATTATGAAAAACATGATTGACCGATTAAGCCAAGCGATACGAGATGAACGATTTCCACAGTTAAAAGAACACTTACAGTCTATAGAGGCAATCGTGATAGCTGTTGGTGGTGATGAACCAAGAATAAAAGGGCTACCTCTCATTCAACAATTTCAATATACTTTTGATTTCCTAAATATGCGTTTTTCAACATATATTTTAGGAGAAGGTAATCAACCGGGTGATATTTTACAAGATCAGCAAGCGTTATATCAAGCCAACCTATTAAATAAACGATTAAAACACTTATAA
- a CDS encoding VOC family protein: MKLLQIRLLVTDFKKSTRFYKDLLELPVSWYEEEMEYALFNNGETKIELLSRKVMAEVVGEGNTSLEGESQSRFLLQFEVEDVDKTYNRFRENRIEFVNKPHDRKEWRARVAHFRDPDGNLIEIYKML, encoded by the coding sequence TTGAAGTTGTTACAAATCAGACTCTTGGTTACTGATTTTAAGAAAAGTACCCGGTTTTACAAAGATTTATTGGAGCTTCCAGTAAGTTGGTACGAGGAAGAAATGGAATATGCGCTTTTCAATAATGGTGAAACGAAAATTGAACTTTTATCTCGAAAAGTGATGGCTGAAGTGGTTGGAGAAGGAAATACGTCTTTAGAAGGTGAATCTCAATCAAGATTCTTGCTTCAATTTGAAGTAGAGGATGTAGATAAGACTTATAACCGTTTCAGGGAAAATCGAATTGAATTTGTTAATAAACCGCATGATCGTAAGGAATGGCGGGCACGTGTTGCACATTTTCGGGACCCAGATGGGAACCTGATTGAAATATATAAAATGCTGTAA
- a CDS encoding GNAT family N-acetyltransferase, translating to MELLGQRVKLRLMKEKDAEALYCIVQESPELWTYMVRKLESFEDMKKIVTEAIEDYKKGKALPFIVIDQKTNKIVGSTRLYDISFNHRTLELGSTFYSPSVQRTGINTECKYLLLQHAFEKLEMIRVQIKTDEQNKRAQKAIERLGARKEGVLRNERTLPNGRIRDAVIYSIIKEEWPLIKEKLEIYLE from the coding sequence ATGGAACTACTAGGACAACGAGTCAAATTAAGATTAATGAAAGAAAAAGATGCTGAAGCTCTCTATTGTATTGTTCAAGAATCTCCAGAATTATGGACATACATGGTTAGAAAATTAGAAAGTTTTGAGGATATGAAAAAGATCGTAACAGAAGCAATTGAAGATTATAAGAAAGGAAAGGCACTGCCTTTTATCGTCATTGATCAGAAAACGAACAAGATTGTAGGTAGTACACGCTTATATGACATTTCTTTTAATCATCGGACTTTGGAATTAGGATCCACATTTTATTCTCCATCCGTACAGAGAACAGGCATAAATACTGAATGTAAATACTTATTACTTCAACATGCTTTTGAGAAACTAGAAATGATCCGCGTTCAAATTAAAACCGATGAGCAAAATAAACGGGCGCAAAAAGCAATCGAACGTTTAGGAGCAAGAAAAGAGGGAGTTCTACGTAACGAAAGAACATTACCGAATGGCCGGATTCGTGATGCCGTAATATATAGCATTATCAAGGAAGAATGGCCTTTGATAAAGGAAAAGTTAGAAATATATTTAGAGTAA
- a CDS encoding MFS transporter, protein MIIFRTIQGIGAAMLQANAVAIITIIVTPEKKGAALGTLGMIMGLGPVLGPI, encoded by the coding sequence TTGATTATATTCCGGACGATTCAAGGAATCGGTGCTGCCATGTTACAAGCTAATGCTGTTGCAATCATTACAATAATCGTTACACCTGAAAAGAAAGGAGCTGCTCTTGGTACACTCGGAATGATAATGGGGCTTGGTCCTGTGTTGGGTCCTATATAA
- a CDS encoding ArsR/SmtB family transcription factor, with amino-acid sequence MDAYKNISSIAELIGDPVRTAILIALSNGNALPAGELAYIAKVKPQTASAHLSKLVNGGLLTVETQGRHRYYRIPTNDVVRVIEAMAVLTPKIQIRSLRESDELKVLRYARTCYDHLAGRLGVELTRVFEEEGYIEPLDQDYNITSKGIRKFENLGIDTKNFNRNDDFLPGDALTGQNANTIYQEH; translated from the coding sequence ATGGATGCTTATAAAAATATTTCATCGATAGCCGAATTAATTGGTGATCCCGTTCGAACAGCTATTCTAATTGCATTGTCTAATGGTAATGCGTTACCAGCTGGGGAGTTGGCATATATTGCGAAAGTTAAACCCCAAACGGCAAGTGCCCATCTTTCAAAACTTGTGAATGGAGGTCTGCTAACAGTCGAAACACAGGGACGTCATCGCTATTACCGAATTCCAACCAATGATGTTGTACGTGTAATAGAAGCAATGGCTGTCCTCACGCCAAAAATTCAAATTCGATCCCTTCGTGAATCAGACGAATTGAAAGTATTACGATATGCTCGTACATGCTATGATCATCTTGCTGGTCGTCTAGGTGTAGAGTTGACCAGAGTATTTGAAGAGGAAGGTTACATCGAACCCTTAGATCAGGACTATAACATTACAAGTAAAGGGATTAGGAAATTCGAAAATTTAGGAATAGATACAAAAAACTTCAACAGAAACGACGATTTTTTGCCCGGCGATGCCTTGACTGGACAAAACGCGAATACCATCTATCAGGAGCATTAG
- a CDS encoding trans-sulfuration enzyme family protein: MKYASKLVRVNKDPGYGSHISPVYLTSTFVFENAQIGAKRFAGEDPGFMYSRLGNPNVRELEEKMAALEFGEDCLAFSSGMAAITGCLLGILQAGDHIIAHTSLYGATYAFLAKTIKKFGVDVTFVAFKTGEEVEPYITAKTKAIYFETPSNPMLSLVDMESIAAIAKQKRILTIVDNTFLSPYLQNPIQHGIDIVVHSATKYLSGHGYLIGGLVISSKDIIEPMRKEVQKNMGANLSPMDAWLLCQGIRTLHIRMDRSQHNAQILAERLEKHEAIEQVFFPGLSNFEDNYIMEKQMKGPGAMISFVLRRGYEAGVKLMNSVKLSTLAVSLGDVGTLIQHPASMTHAIIPKEEREKAGILDGLVRLSVGIEDVEDIWNDLEIGLK; encoded by the coding sequence ATGAAATATGCTTCGAAATTAGTAAGAGTAAATAAAGACCCTGGGTATGGGTCACATATATCCCCTGTTTATTTGACTTCAACGTTTGTATTTGAAAATGCCCAAATAGGAGCAAAGCGTTTTGCTGGAGAAGATCCGGGGTTTATGTATTCACGTTTAGGAAATCCGAATGTACGAGAGCTCGAAGAAAAGATGGCAGCATTAGAGTTTGGGGAAGATTGCCTTGCTTTTTCTTCGGGTATGGCAGCGATTACAGGTTGTCTTTTAGGAATTTTACAGGCAGGAGATCATATTATTGCACATACATCTTTATATGGTGCAACGTATGCATTTTTGGCAAAAACTATCAAAAAATTCGGAGTAGATGTAACATTTGTGGCGTTTAAGACAGGAGAAGAAGTCGAACCATATATCACAGCAAAAACCAAAGCGATTTATTTTGAAACGCCTTCAAACCCTATGTTGTCTCTAGTGGATATGGAGAGCATAGCAGCTATTGCTAAGCAAAAAAGAATCTTGACCATTGTTGATAATACTTTTTTATCTCCATATTTGCAAAATCCTATTCAACACGGCATCGATATTGTAGTACATAGCGCAACTAAATATTTGTCTGGTCACGGATATCTTATTGGAGGTCTAGTGATTAGTAGTAAGGATATTATTGAGCCGATGAGAAAAGAAGTACAGAAGAATATGGGGGCGAACTTATCTCCCATGGATGCATGGCTTCTTTGTCAAGGCATACGTACATTGCACATTAGAATGGATCGTTCACAGCATAACGCACAGATTTTGGCGGAACGTTTGGAAAAGCATGAAGCTATAGAGCAGGTCTTTTTTCCAGGGTTATCAAATTTCGAAGACAATTATATTATGGAAAAACAGATGAAAGGTCCAGGTGCAATGATTTCGTTTGTCTTACGAAGAGGCTACGAAGCAGGGGTTAAGCTTATGAATTCAGTTAAATTGAGTACATTAGCCGTTTCACTTGGGGATGTAGGTACATTAATTCAGCATCCAGCTTCCATGACACACGCTATTATACCTAAAGAAGAAAGAGAGAAAGCTGGTATTTTAGATGGGCTTGTCCGCCTTTCTGTTGGAATTGAAGATGTGGAAGATATATGGAATGATCTTGAGATAGGATTAAAATAA
- a CDS encoding amino acid permease gives MAKPEYELSTVLNEDKPKEKLHRSLQSRHLTMMAIGGAIGTGLFVSSGSTISTAGPGGALVAFILVGIMVYFVMNSLGELASFLPEPGSFETYATRYVDPALGFALGWNYWYTNAITIAADLVAATLVMKYWFPDSSPLLWSTLFLGLLFFLNVLSVKGYGESEYWFAGIKVVSIIVFLVVGVAMIFGIMGGTAVGFSNFTKGDAPFHGGLLSIFSVILFAGFAFQGTEVIATAAGETSNPSNSVPKAIRTIFWRILIFYVLTILVIGLLIPYTDPNLLKTGIQNVAISPFTLVFERAGLAFAAAVMNTVLLTSVLSAANTAMYASSRMLWALAREGKAPRIFAKVNSRGIPMAALWVSVIVGMVSFLSSMFGNGAVFMWLVGASAMTGFIKWFGIAISHYRFRKAYVAQGRDVAKLPYKAKWFPLGPIITFLFLIIFVLGQNIFTESEVGWVEIIMTYMALPFFLLLWIGYKIVHKTKVVPLMGCDFESKE, from the coding sequence ATGGCCAAGCCAGAATATGAATTAAGTACTGTCCTAAATGAGGACAAGCCGAAAGAAAAATTACATCGAAGTTTGCAGTCAAGGCACTTAACAATGATGGCCATTGGCGGTGCAATTGGAACCGGATTATTTGTGTCAAGCGGATCGACCATCAGTACGGCGGGGCCAGGAGGAGCACTCGTCGCATTTATCCTAGTTGGTATCATGGTCTATTTTGTAATGAATAGTCTGGGAGAATTGGCATCATTTTTACCCGAACCTGGATCGTTTGAAACGTATGCTACAAGGTATGTTGATCCAGCCTTGGGATTTGCCCTGGGTTGGAACTATTGGTACACGAATGCAATTACAATTGCTGCTGATTTGGTGGCTGCTACCCTTGTTATGAAATATTGGTTTCCAGACTCATCCCCGCTATTGTGGAGCACATTGTTCTTGGGATTATTGTTTTTTCTCAACGTTTTATCGGTTAAAGGGTATGGAGAAAGTGAATACTGGTTTGCTGGTATTAAAGTTGTCTCTATTATTGTGTTTCTGGTTGTCGGTGTTGCAATGATTTTTGGCATTATGGGAGGAACTGCAGTTGGTTTCAGTAATTTTACCAAGGGGGATGCTCCGTTTCATGGCGGATTACTATCTATCTTTAGTGTCATACTCTTTGCAGGGTTTGCGTTCCAGGGCACGGAGGTGATTGCAACTGCCGCTGGTGAAACGAGTAATCCGTCGAACAGCGTGCCCAAGGCAATTCGAACCATTTTTTGGCGAATTCTTATTTTTTATGTGTTAACGATTTTAGTCATTGGTTTGCTTATTCCTTATACTGACCCTAATCTCCTTAAAACTGGTATCCAGAATGTTGCGATCAGTCCGTTTACCCTTGTCTTTGAAAGAGCAGGATTAGCCTTTGCTGCTGCTGTCATGAATACTGTGCTTCTGACGTCGGTTCTATCGGCAGCAAATACAGCGATGTATGCATCTTCACGTATGCTTTGGGCATTAGCGAGAGAGGGAAAAGCACCCCGCATCTTTGCTAAGGTAAATTCGCGTGGAATTCCAATGGCTGCACTATGGGTATCTGTAATTGTGGGGATGGTATCTTTCTTGTCCTCTATGTTTGGAAACGGTGCCGTGTTTATGTGGTTAGTGGGAGCTTCGGCAATGACTGGGTTTATTAAGTGGTTCGGAATTGCGATTAGTCATTATCGCTTCCGTAAGGCATATGTAGCCCAAGGCAGAGATGTAGCTAAATTACCATACAAAGCCAAATGGTTCCCCTTAGGCCCAATCATCACATTCTTGTTTCTTATTATCTTTGTTCTCGGACAAAATATTTTTACTGAAAGCGAAGTTGGTTGGGTCGAGATAATAATGACTTATATGGCGCTTCCTTTCTTTTTACTTCTTTGGATCGGCTATAAAATTGTTCACAAAACAAAAGTTGTACCTCTTATGGGGTGTGATTTTGAGAGCAAAGAGTAA
- a CDS encoding sigma-54 interaction domain-containing protein, with translation MASFIRIQEFIQTYAENIAEVLDLDVTVLDGNGIRIGGTGYYRDSIGKSAPEGSFFRMILETGKPGMIYDMKKNESQCMGCKFMNQCKELATIGFPILKKEQPIGVVGIIGFSPEQKEKMIINSDKLIRFLQHMSMLLENKLVVLDFGNNMDCKIQEDMPLSAKRVSFESIIGRNSGLQEVIKKARRIVNSPSTVLIRGKSGTGKELLAKAIHYESERRMHAFVAINCAAIPENLLESELFGYEGGAFTGSRREGSIGKFELANKGTIFLDEIGDMPLFLQSKLLRVLQEKEIERVGGKKAIPVNVRVIAATHQNLEEMVQQGSFREDLYYRLNVIPLYMKPLKERRDDISLYLNYFLRKHGRIMNRNFLRIDPMLERWLVQYDWPGNIRQLENAIEYMVNMAESETISFQDIPDYLLQQEDIPVNQKGLSLEQMVSEYEKNIIQSYFLAEKYRNDKEQIALELQISLSTLYRKLEKYKLC, from the coding sequence ATGGCAAGCTTCATCCGTATACAAGAGTTTATTCAGACTTACGCTGAAAACATTGCAGAAGTTCTTGATCTGGATGTAACAGTTCTTGATGGAAATGGCATTCGTATTGGTGGAACCGGTTATTATCGGGATTCGATTGGCAAATCGGCACCTGAAGGATCGTTTTTCAGAATGATTCTGGAGACAGGAAAACCTGGAATGATCTACGATATGAAAAAAAATGAATCCCAATGTATGGGCTGTAAGTTTATGAATCAATGTAAAGAACTTGCTACTATTGGCTTTCCGATATTAAAAAAAGAGCAGCCTATTGGAGTTGTTGGTATCATTGGTTTTTCTCCTGAACAAAAGGAAAAGATGATTATAAACTCCGATAAATTGATACGATTTTTGCAGCACATGAGCATGCTGTTGGAAAATAAGTTGGTCGTACTAGATTTTGGGAATAACATGGATTGCAAAATCCAGGAGGATATGCCTCTATCAGCAAAACGAGTGTCATTTGAAAGTATTATTGGCAGGAATTCGGGATTGCAAGAAGTTATTAAAAAAGCAAGACGAATTGTTAACAGTCCATCAACGGTTTTAATTAGGGGAAAAAGTGGCACAGGAAAAGAATTATTAGCCAAAGCAATTCATTATGAAAGCGAGCGCAGAATGCATGCCTTTGTTGCTATTAATTGTGCGGCTATACCCGAAAATTTGCTAGAGAGTGAGTTATTTGGTTATGAAGGTGGAGCATTTACCGGATCAAGGCGGGAAGGAAGCATTGGAAAGTTTGAATTGGCTAACAAGGGAACTATTTTTCTTGATGAAATAGGGGATATGCCGCTTTTTCTACAATCAAAATTATTACGAGTTTTACAGGAGAAAGAAATCGAAAGAGTTGGCGGTAAGAAAGCCATTCCTGTCAATGTACGGGTAATTGCAGCTACTCATCAAAATCTGGAGGAAATGGTACAGCAGGGCTCGTTTCGCGAAGATTTGTACTATCGTTTAAATGTTATCCCTCTTTATATGAAACCGTTAAAAGAGCGCCGTGATGATATTAGCCTGTATCTTAACTATTTTCTACGCAAGCATGGTCGGATAATGAATCGAAACTTTTTACGTATTGATCCGATGTTGGAGCGGTGGTTAGTACAATATGATTGGCCAGGAAATATAAGACAGTTAGAAAATGCTATCGAATATATGGTAAATATGGCTGAATCAGAAACAATCAGTTTTCAGGATATACCTGACTATTTGCTGCAGCAAGAGGATATTCCTGTAAACCAAAAAGGATTAAGTTTAGAACAAATGGTTTCAGAATATGAAAAAAATATTATACAAAGTTACTTTCTAGCTGAAAAATATCGGAATGATAAAGAACAAATCGCTCTAGAGTTGCAGATTAGTCTTTCCACATTATATCGCAAGCTAGAAAAATATAAACTGTGTTAA
- a CDS encoding MalY/PatB family protein, with product MKYNFDQKINRLNTACEKWDDLENRFGVKDVISMWVADMDFQSPPSVMEALKRRAEHGMYGYTLRPDSYFEAITDWLKRRHQWSVNKEWIAHSPGVIPALALIIRSFTQPEDKIIIQPPVYHHFSRIIQAQEREVVNNPLKLEDGRYTMDFDDLEAKIDPKVKMLILCSPHNPVGRVWSEWELMRLGQICMKHNILVVADEIHFDLVYKKYSHVPFARISEEFLDHSITCIAPSKTFNLMGLQVSSIIIPNKELRHRYNKEVNDLSIGSPNTFGVVASEAVYRHGEEWLDELIRYLQKNLNYLTYYFREKIPQIKVIQPEGTYLVWLDCRELGLSSKELDDFMLRKAKVAMNEGYIFGDEGEGFMRMNIACPRSILEKSLQQMEQAIHSLCKA from the coding sequence ATGAAATACAATTTTGATCAAAAAATTAATCGTTTGAATACTGCTTGCGAAAAATGGGACGATCTTGAAAATCGTTTTGGCGTTAAGGATGTAATTTCGATGTGGGTTGCAGATATGGATTTTCAGTCTCCGCCGTCTGTCATGGAAGCGTTAAAGCGAAGAGCGGAACACGGTATGTATGGTTATACACTTAGACCGGACTCGTATTTTGAAGCGATTACTGACTGGCTTAAAAGGAGACACCAATGGTCTGTGAATAAAGAATGGATCGCCCATAGTCCAGGTGTTATTCCAGCACTAGCTTTGATTATTCGTTCATTTACGCAACCGGAAGATAAAATCATAATCCAGCCCCCTGTATATCATCATTTTTCCCGTATCATCCAAGCTCAGGAGCGTGAAGTTGTCAACAATCCGCTTAAATTAGAGGATGGACGTTATACGATGGATTTTGATGATTTGGAAGCAAAAATTGATCCGAAGGTGAAGATGTTAATTCTTTGCAGTCCGCATAATCCGGTGGGAAGGGTATGGAGCGAATGGGAGTTGATGAGACTAGGACAAATATGTATGAAGCATAACATTCTGGTTGTTGCGGACGAAATTCATTTTGATCTTGTATACAAGAAATATAGCCATGTACCATTTGCACGCATTTCAGAAGAGTTCCTTGATCATTCGATTACTTGCATCGCACCAAGCAAAACATTTAATCTAATGGGATTACAAGTATCAAGTATTATTATTCCGAACAAAGAACTACGCCACAGATACAATAAAGAAGTGAATGATTTATCGATTGGCTCACCCAACACATTTGGAGTTGTGGCATCAGAGGCTGTGTACCGTCATGGGGAAGAATGGTTAGATGAGCTTATTCGTTATTTACAGAAAAATTTAAATTATCTTACGTATTATTTCAGAGAAAAAATTCCGCAAATCAAAGTGATTCAACCAGAGGGAACGTATCTTGTATGGCTAGATTGTCGAGAATTGGGCCTTTCTTCTAAAGAATTGGATGACTTTATGCTCCGAAAAGCGAAAGTTGCAATGAATGAGGGGTATATCTTTGGAGATGAAGGAGAAGGCTTTATGCGAATGAATATCGCTTGCCCGCGTTCTATTTTAGAAAAAAGCTTACAGCAGATGGAACAGGCTATCCATTCTTTATGTAAAGCATAG
- a CDS encoding cysteine dioxygenase: MDFLEDIKKVLGQMNKPSAIQLHRAMEGLRFTVQDILPYITEPTSLSYGRNVIYHSKDIEVIVLHFPNHSITDIHDHGDSIGCGIVVEGELTEFSYVINKEGTPELVSKSSAREKEFFHISERHIHAMANEKDERLITLHVYTPPLNGIKYFKSIKECV, translated from the coding sequence ATGGATTTTTTGGAGGATATTAAAAAGGTGCTTGGACAAATGAACAAACCTTCTGCAATTCAGTTACATAGGGCTATGGAAGGTCTTCGTTTTACAGTACAAGATATTTTGCCTTACATTACAGAGCCAACTAGTTTATCGTATGGCAGAAATGTTATCTATCACTCAAAGGATATTGAAGTTATTGTGTTGCATTTTCCTAACCATTCAATAACTGATATTCACGATCATGGGGATTCGATTGGATGCGGTATAGTTGTTGAAGGGGAATTGACGGAATTTTCTTATGTAATTAATAAGGAAGGAACACCAGAGCTTGTTTCAAAATCAAGCGCAAGGGAAAAAGAGTTTTTCCATATATCAGAACGGCACATCCATGCGATGGCAAATGAGAAAGATGAACGACTTATTACGTTGCATGTTTACACACCACCACTCAATGGAATTAAATATTTCAAATCAATAAAAGAATGTGTTTAG